The Salvelinus sp. IW2-2015 unplaced genomic scaffold, ASM291031v2 Un_scaffold7353, whole genome shotgun sequence DNA segment GCTCCCACTGAACAGGAGATTATGACCAGGGAACATTAGGCTCCGTGAACAGAGATTATGACAGGGAACATTAGCTCCCACTGAACAGGAGATTGAGACCAGGGAACATTAGGCTCCCACTGAACAGGAAGATTATGACCAGGGAACATTAGGCTCCACTGAACAGGAGATTATGACCAGGAACATTAGGCCCTACTGAACAGGACCCAGAGATTATGACCAGGAAATTAAGCTCCCACTGAACAGGAGTTGATGACCAGGAACATTAGGCTCCCACTGAACAGGACAGAGATTATGACCAGGGAACATTAGCTCCCACTGAACAGGAGATGATGACCAGGGAACATTAGCTCCCACTGAACAGGAGATTATGACCAAGGAACATTAGGCTCCCACTGAACAGGAGATGATGACCAGGAACATTATTGCTCCCACTGAACAGGAGATTATGACCAGGGAACATTATGCTCCCACTGAACAGGAGATTATGACCAGGGAACATTAGGCTCCCACTGAACAGGAGATATGACCAGGGAACATTAGGCTCCCACTGAACAGGAGATGATGACCAGGGAACATTAGGCTCCCACTGAACAGACCAGAGATGATGACCAGGGAACATTAGGCTCCCACTGAACAGGAGATTGATGACCAGGGAACATTAGGTCCCACTGAACAGGAGAGATTATGACCAGGGAACATTAGCTCCACTGAACAGGAGATGATGACCAGGGAACATTAGGCTCCCACTGAACAGGAGATTATGACCAGGGAACATTAGGCTCCACTGAACAGGAGATTATGACCAGGGAACTTAGGCTCCATGAACAGGAGATTATGACCAGGGAACATTAGGCTCCACTGAACAGGAGATTATGACCAGGGAACATTAGGCTCCTAGTGAACAGAGATTATGACCAGGGAACATTAGGCTCCCACTGAACAGGAGATGATGACCAGGGAACATTAGGCTCCACTGAACAGGAGATTATGACCAGGGAACATTAGGCTCCCACTGAACAGGAGATGATGACCAGGAACATATGGCTCCCACTGAACAGGAGATTATGACCAGGGAACATTAGGCTCCCACTGAACAGGGATTATGATGACCAGGGAACATTAGGCTCCCACTGAACAGGACAGAATATGACCAGGGAACATTAGGCTCCCACTGAACAGAGATTATGACCAGGGACATTAGGCTCCCCTACAGGAACAGGAGATTATGACCAGGGAACATTAGCTCCCACTGAACAGACAGAGATATGACCAGGGAACATTAGGCTCCCACTGAACAGGAGATTATGACCAGGGAACATTACTCCCACTGAACAGGAGATTATGACCAGGGAACATTAGGCTCCCACTGACAGGAGATGATGACCAGGAACATTATGCTCCCACTGAACAGGAGATTATGACCAGGGAACATTAGGCTCCCACTGAACAGCAGAGATTATGACCAGGGAACATTAGGCTCCCACTGAACAGGAGATGATGACCAGGAACATTATCTCCCACTGAACAGGAGATTATGACAGGGAACATTAGGCTCCACTGAACAGGAGATTATGACCAGGGAACATTAGGCTCCACTGAACAGGAATTATGACCAGGAACATTAGGCTCCCACTGAACAGGAGATTATGACCAGGGAACATTAGGCTCCACTGAACAGGAGATTATGACCAGGGAACATTATGCTCTGGTTATGACTGTCCAGGCGTCATCACTCACCGTTGCATTTCCTTTGTTTTCTTTCTGTCAGCAAATGCCAGTAAAGTCTACGCCAACGCTGTCTCCAGAACACAGAAGATCTGGGGTCCGACTTGGAATCCATCATGAAGGTACTGTGTTTCATTGAGCTGTTTTAGCAAAATACCAACTTTAATGTTATGAGCAACACAACCATTACGTTCAGTGATCGGTCTCTAGATGACTATAATCAAAGATGGGTGACACAGTGCAGAGCCTGCTGTAGTGGTAACAcactggtacacctccaatttgactgaaatgatgccaattagcctatcagaagcttctaaagccatggcatcattttctggattttccaagctgtttaaaggcacagtccaacttagtgtatgtaaacttctgacccactggaattgtgatacagtgaattataagtgaaataatctgtctgtaaacaattgttgggaaaatgacttgtatcatgcacaaaagtagatgtaaccgacttgccaaaactatagtttgttaacaagaaatttgtggagtggttgaaaaacaagttttaatgactccaacataagtgtatgtaaactttattACAAGWTGAGCTGTCTTCGACACATTCACAGCTAAACGCTGAATTATAGACACACCGGCTACAGTAACATATACCTCAAGGTTTATTACAAGTGGAGCCGTCTTCTACACATTCACAGCTAAACGCTGAATTGCAGTATACAGACAAAAAGTAGATCAAAGTGActtgaagaaaaaaatctaatCTTCTAGAAGTTTCTCGAGGTCTCCAGTCTTGACGTAGAAGACGTATACCCCTCCCCCACCGgagagaccggggttcaatcccCGTGTGGAAGTGACACGGGGTTTGTTTTCCTCAGGTTGGTCAGATGCAGATCCTGAGGCAACAGATCGCCAACGAGTTGAACTACTCCTGCAAGTTTGACTCCAAACACCTCGCCGCTGCGCTGGAGAACCTCAACAAGTCAGTGTCCGTCTGAGATGATGCGTAGAGAGACATGACATTCTTATAAAGTCTTGTTATAAGACGTTATGAAGGGTCGTACATGTTTAATTGTTAATAAAGGATGATATAGCTGCAGGCTTTAAAAGTAAAGGGTTACTGTTCATTTGAAATGGGAAAGAGTGATTGTTGCTTGTCATGGAAGGGATGGCCGTTGTCATGAAAGGGATGGCCGTTGTCATGGAAGGGATGGCCGTTGTCATGGAAGGGATGGCCGTTGTCATGGAAGGGATGGCCGTTGTCATGGAAGGGATGGCCGTTGTCATYGAATTTCTTATCAGTAGACATGGAAAAGtcataacatatatttttttaacatacatGTTTCTACTAATTGMTCTTTTGACCAATCGGATCAGCTCTTTTACCACTAATGTTGCTGTAATAGTTCTTGTCTGTCATTTAAAGGGTGTGTTGAATAGTCAGGTGTCTGTTGTATCTACTGTAGGTCTCTACTGGCTGATATAGAAGCCCACTACCAGGACCCCAGCCTTCCATACCCCAAGGAGGACAACAACCTGCTGTATGAGATCACAGCCTCTCTGGAGCAGCAGGCATTCACAACCCACTCAACAAGGTCTATTACttactactttactactactactactactactactactactacaggcATTCACAACCCACTCAACAAGGTTAttattacttactactactactactactactactactactactactactatatactactactactactactactactacacagcATTCACAACCCACTCAACAAGGTTTATatatacttactactactactactactactactactactactactactactactactactactatactactactactacttacactactactactactactactactactactactactactactactacaggcATTCACAACCCACTCAACAAggttattattactactactactactactactacttactactactactactactactactactactactactactacaggcATTCACTAACCCACTCAACAGGTTATTatatactactacttactactactactactacagcatTCACAACCCACTCAACAAGGTTactatactacttactactactacttacttactactactactactatactactactactactactactactctactacagGCATTCACAACCCACTCAACaggtctactactactactactacaggcATTCACAACCCACTCAACAAGGTCTGgcttcttcttcttattattacTGCTACTATTAT contains these protein-coding regions:
- the washc5 gene encoding WASH complex subunit 5 isoform X3 produces the protein MKVGQMQILRQQIANELNYSCKFDSKHLAAALENLNKSLLADIEAHYQDPSLPYPKEDNNLLYEITASLEQQAFTTHSTRSTSQPSNSLHLFYML
- the washc5 gene encoding WASH complex subunit 5 isoform X1, with protein sequence MKVGQMQILRQQIANELNYSCKFDSKHLAAALENLNKSLLADIEAHYQDPSLPYPKEDNNLLYEITASLEQQAFTTHSTRSTLQPSACLTFLSSTSSSSSLSCLNCSTAKTKG
- the washc5 gene encoding WASH complex subunit 5 isoform X2, encoding MKVGQMQILRQQIANELNYSCKFDSKHLAAALENLNKSLLADIEAHYQDPSLPYPKEDNNLLYEITASLEQQAFTTHSTRSTSQPAPSLLHLFYML
- the washc5 gene encoding WASH complex subunit 5 isoform X4, giving the protein MKVGQMQILRQQIANELNYSCKFDSKHLAAALENLNKSLLADIEAHYQDPSLPYPKEDNNLLYEITASLEQQAFTTHSTRSTLQPSISLHLFYML